One window from the genome of Bradyrhizobium xenonodulans encodes:
- a CDS encoding SDR family oxidoreductase, with protein MEARVTDKVVVITGGSRGIGRATALAAAARGYRVVVGYASNKQAADEVVAQIEASNGKAIAVKCDVAEEGDIVELFKQADKFGTLGALVNNGGIVGTSGVRVDEMSAERIQRVMAVNVTGSILCAREAVKRMSTKHGGKGGVIVNLSSVAAKLGAPNTYVDYAASKGAIDSFTTGLGYEVASEGIRVAGIRPGLIDTEIHASGGEPDRHHRLAHMVPMKRVGTADEIANAIVWLMSDEASYVTAATLDVSGGR; from the coding sequence ATGGAGGCGCGCGTGACCGATAAAGTCGTTGTCATCACCGGCGGCAGCCGCGGCATCGGGCGGGCGACCGCGCTTGCGGCGGCCGCGCGCGGCTATCGCGTCGTGGTCGGCTATGCCAGCAACAAGCAGGCCGCCGACGAGGTGGTCGCGCAGATCGAGGCCAGCAATGGCAAGGCGATAGCGGTGAAATGCGATGTCGCCGAGGAGGGCGATATCGTCGAGCTGTTCAAGCAAGCCGACAAGTTCGGCACCCTCGGTGCCCTCGTCAACAATGGCGGCATCGTCGGCACAAGCGGCGTGCGCGTCGACGAAATGTCGGCCGAGCGCATCCAGCGCGTGATGGCGGTCAACGTCACCGGCTCCATCCTCTGCGCGCGCGAAGCCGTGAAGCGGATGTCGACCAAGCACGGCGGCAAGGGCGGCGTCATCGTCAATCTGTCGTCGGTTGCTGCCAAGCTCGGCGCGCCCAATACTTATGTCGATTATGCGGCGTCCAAAGGCGCGATCGATTCCTTCACCACCGGCCTCGGCTATGAGGTCGCGAGCGAAGGCATTCGCGTCGCGGGCATTCGCCCCGGCCTGATCGATACCGAAATCCACGCCTCCGGCGGCGAGCCCGATCGGCATCATCGTCTGGCCCATATGGTGCCGATGAAGCGTGTCGGCACCGCCGACGAAATCGCCAATGCCATCGTCTGGCTGATGTCGGACGAGGCCTCCTATGTCACCGCAGCCACTCTCGATGTGTCCGGCGGACGCTGA
- the lpdA gene encoding dihydrolipoyl dehydrogenase → MATYDLVVIGTGPGGYVCAVRASQLGMKVAVVEKNATLGGTCLNVGCMPSKALLHASEMFEEAGHSFAKMGVNVSAPKLELPAMMNFKQQGIDGNVKGVEFLMKKNKVDVLKGTGKILGTGKVEVSADGKSQVIETKNIVIATGSDIARLKGIEIDEKRIVSSTGALSLDKVPGKLLIVGAGVIGLELGSVWKRLGAEVVVVEFLDRILPGMDGEIAKQFQRILEKQGFAFKLGAKVTAVDTSGKSLKATIEPAAGGAAETLDADVVLVCIGRVPYTDGLGLKEAGVALDNRGRVQIDPHFATSLKGVYAIGDVVAGPMLAHKAEDEGVAVAEIIAGQAGHVNYDVIPGVVYTTPEVSSVGKTEEELKQAGVAYTVGKFPFTANGRSKVNQTTDGFVKILADAKTDRVLGVHIIGIEAGEMIHEACVLMEFGGSAEDLARTCHAHPTRSEAVKEAALAVGKRAIHM, encoded by the coding sequence ATGGCTACCTATGACCTCGTTGTGATCGGCACCGGACCGGGCGGTTATGTCTGCGCGGTGCGCGCCAGCCAGCTCGGCATGAAAGTCGCCGTGGTCGAAAAGAACGCCACCCTCGGCGGCACCTGCCTCAATGTCGGCTGCATGCCGTCGAAGGCGCTGCTGCACGCCTCCGAAATGTTCGAGGAAGCCGGGCATTCCTTCGCCAAGATGGGCGTCAACGTCTCCGCGCCGAAGTTAGAGCTTCCTGCGATGATGAACTTCAAGCAGCAGGGCATCGACGGCAACGTCAAGGGCGTCGAGTTCCTGATGAAGAAGAACAAGGTCGACGTGCTCAAGGGCACCGGCAAGATTTTGGGCACCGGCAAGGTCGAAGTCTCGGCCGACGGCAAGTCGCAGGTGATCGAGACCAAGAACATCGTGATTGCGACGGGCTCGGACATCGCGCGTCTCAAGGGCATCGAGATCGACGAGAAGCGGATCGTGTCGTCAACCGGCGCGCTGTCGTTGGACAAGGTCCCCGGCAAGCTCCTGATCGTCGGCGCCGGCGTGATCGGTCTCGAGCTCGGCTCGGTCTGGAAGCGCCTCGGCGCCGAAGTCGTCGTCGTCGAATTTTTGGACCGCATCCTGCCCGGCATGGACGGCGAGATCGCCAAGCAATTCCAGCGTATCCTCGAGAAGCAGGGCTTTGCGTTCAAGTTAGGGGCCAAGGTCACCGCGGTCGACACCTCCGGCAAGTCGCTGAAGGCGACCATCGAGCCCGCCGCCGGCGGCGCGGCCGAGACGCTGGATGCCGATGTCGTTCTCGTCTGCATCGGCCGCGTGCCGTACACCGACGGGCTCGGTCTGAAGGAAGCCGGTGTTGCGCTCGACAATCGCGGTCGCGTGCAGATCGACCCGCATTTCGCCACCAGCCTCAAGGGCGTCTATGCCATCGGCGACGTCGTTGCTGGGCCCATGCTCGCGCACAAGGCCGAGGATGAAGGCGTCGCCGTTGCCGAGATCATCGCAGGGCAGGCCGGCCACGTGAACTACGACGTTATCCCAGGCGTGGTGTATACCACGCCGGAAGTGTCCTCCGTCGGCAAGACCGAGGAGGAACTCAAGCAGGCGGGCGTCGCCTATACCGTCGGGAAGTTTCCCTTTACCGCCAACGGCCGCTCCAAGGTCAACCAGACCACTGACGGCTTTGTGAAGATTCTCGCAGATGCGAAGACCGATCGCGTGCTCGGCGTCCACATTATCGGCATCGAGGCCGGCGAAATGATCCACGAAGCCTGCGTTCTCATGGAGTTTGGCGGCAGTGCGGAGGATCTCGCGCGCACCTGCCACGCCCATCCGACCCGTTCGGAAGCCGTCAAGGAAGCCGCGCTTGCAGTCGGCAAGCGGGCCATCCATATGTAG